A single genomic interval of Cygnus olor isolate bCygOlo1 chromosome 17, bCygOlo1.pri.v2, whole genome shotgun sequence harbors:
- the TRMT2A gene encoding tRNA (uracil-5-)-methyltransferase homolog A isoform X2 → MEVAVPAGNGAAGPEEEGGGGGGGGDDGGGGGGGGGAAAGSEGGGGGGTGGDPTPGPDVYGYTKGELFTSEIYKVEIQNLPKYIGFNDVKKFLAKYGLSPHKIKLFGRQTFAFVTFKSEDERDKAARALHGVLWKGRALSVRLAKPKADPMAKKRKKAEGSEAGEAKRPAPSAAGPEEPLSKQIADVVTPLWSVPYAEQLARKKQECEQVLQKLAKEIGNNNRALLPWLFLQKQKYNKMCCPVEGVKASPLQKLSKEELADLKVSLAKYFTEGTGRDSGITSLYFVEEGQRKSPNLEDLPLEHVAGDKYIYEELLGLKFRISPHAFFQVNTQAAEVLYTAIREWAQLSQESTVLDICCGTGTIGISLAKKVKKVIGIELCQEAVQDAKANAQINELNNIEFHCGKAEDIVPSLINILAPQNLITIVDPPRAGLHSKVILAIRRAEQLKKLIYVSCNPRAAMNNFIDLCRAPSNRVKGASFRPVKAMAVDLFPQTRHCELLIFFERVEYANGSSAETKPDDTQVTTAGCDSECLDSTNPSNVDASPTTSMDTCMDTTSKERESTQVL, encoded by the exons ATGGAGGTGGCTGTGCCGGCCGGTAACGGCGCGGCTGGGcctgaagaggaaggaggaggaggaggaggaggaggagatgatggtggtggtggtggtggtggtggtggtgctgctgctggtagcgaaggaggaggaggaggcggcaccgggggggacCCCACACCTGGCCCCGACGTGTACGGGTACACCAAGGGAGAGCTGTTCACCTCTGAGATCTATAAAGTGGAAATACAGAACCTGCCGAAATACATTGGCTTCAACGACGTGAAAAAGTTCCTCGCCAAGTATGGGCTTAGCCCCCACAAGATCAAACTCTTTGGGCGGCAGACGTTTGCCTTCGTGACGTTCAAGAGTGAGGACGAGCGGGACAAGGCCGCACGGGCGCTGCACGGGGTGCTGTGGAAGGGCCGGGCGCTCAGCGTCAGGTTGGCCAAGCCCAAGGCCGACCCCATGGcgaagaagaggaagaaggccGAGGGGAGTGAGGCAGGGGAGGCAAAGCGGCCGGCCCCGTCGGCGGCTGGCCCCGAGGAGCCTCTCAGTAAGCAGATAGCCGATGTGGTGACTCCGCTGTGGAGCGTGCCCTACGCCGAGCAGCTGGCCAGAAAGAAGCAAGAATGCGAGCAAGTGCTGCAGAAGCTGGCAAA GGAAATAGGAAATAACAACAGAGCGTTATTACCTTGGCTGttcctgcagaagcagaagtaTAATAAAATGTGTTGCCCGGTAGAGGGAGTGAAAGCATCACCGTTACAG AAATTAAGTAAAGAAGAGCTAGCTGACCTAAAAGTCTCTCTGGCAAAATACTTCACTgaagggacgggaagggacAGTGGCATTACTTCTCTGTACTTTGTGGAGGAAGGCCAAAG GAAATCTCCCAATCTAGAAGACTTGCCTTTGGAGCATGTGGCTGGTGATAAGTACATATATGAAGAACTTCTTGGCCTAAAATTTAGAATTTCTCCTCATGCATTTTTTCAA GTAAATACACAGGCTGCAGAAGTTTTGTATACTGCCATTAGGGAGTGGGCACAACTGAGCCAAGAGAGCACAGTACTTGACATTTGCTGTGGTACAGGAACTATCGGGATTTCTTTAGCCAAG AAAGTAAAGAAAGTGATTGGAATTGAACTCTGCCAAGAAGCTGTGCAGGATGCCAAAGCGAACGCCCAGATAAATG AACTGAATAACATCGAATTTCATTGTGGGAAGGCTGAAGATATTGTTCCTTCCTTAATTAACATATTAGCTCCCCAGAACCTAATTACCATAGTAGATCCGCCACGAGCAGGACTGC ATTCCAAGGTAATCCTTGCAATTAGAAGAGCTGAACAGCTGAAGAAGCTTATCTATGTATCCTGTAATCCCAGAGCTGCAATGAATAACTTTATAGA TCTTTGCCGGGCCCCTTCCAACCGAGTCAAAGGAGCCTCTTTCCGTCCTGTTAAAGCGATGGCTGTGGATCTCTTCCCTCAGACCAGGCACTGTGAGTTACTGATATTCTTTGAAAGGGTTGAATATGCAAACGGAAGCTCCGCAGAAACAAAGCCTGATGATACTCAAGTCACAACAGCAGGATGTGATTCAGAGTGCTTGGACAGTACCAACCCATCTAATGTTGATGCAAGCCCGACAACTTCTATGGATACATGCATGGATACAACATCCAAAGAGAGGGAATCAACTCAAGTCCTGTGA
- the RANBP1 gene encoding ran-specific GTPase-activating protein isoform X1, with the protein MADTKETHEEHDTSTENADDSNHDPQFEPIVSLPEQEIKTLEEDEEELFKMRAKLFRFASENDLPEWKERGTGDVKLLKHKEKGTIRLLMRRDKTLKICANHYITPLMELKPNAGSDRAWVWNTHADFADESPKPELLAIRFLNAENAQKFKAKFEECRNEVDKRAKKAGTDKNDSADKVAEKLEELSVKEESKEAEKKETKEKNEEKQ; encoded by the exons ATGGCGGACACCAAG GAAACACATGAGGAGCATGATACTTCTACTGAAAATGCAGATGATTCTAACCATGATCCTCAGTTTGAGCCCATAGTTTCCCTTCCtgagcaagaaataaaaactctggaagaggatgaggaagagcTCTTTAAGAT GCGAGCAAAACTTTTCCGGTTTGCGTCTGAGAATGACCTACCAGAATGGAAAGAACGAGGAACTGGTGATGTAAAACTCCTGAAACACAAGGAGAAGGGAACAATTCGCCTCCTCATGAGGAGGGATAAAACCCTAAAAATCTGTGCAAACCATTACA TCACACCCTTAATGGAGCTGAAGCCTAATGCTGGAAGCGACAGGGCATGGGTCTGGAACACACATGCTGACTTTGCAGATGAAAGCCCCAAGCCTGAACTTCTGGCAATCCGTTTTTTAAATGCGGAAA ATGCGCAGAAATTCAAGGCCAAGTTTGAAGAATGCAGGAATGAAGTAGACAAGAGAGCAAAGAAAG CAGGCACAGACAAAAATGATAGCGCTGACAAAGTTGCTGAAAAACTAGAAGAGCTTTCTGTAAAGGAAGAGAGCAAAGAAGCTGAGAAGAAAGagaccaaggaaaaaaatgaagaaaagcaataa
- the RANBP1 gene encoding ran-specific GTPase-activating protein isoform X3, whose protein sequence is MRAKLFRFASENDLPEWKERGTGDVKLLKHKEKGTIRLLMRRDKTLKICANHYITPLMELKPNAGSDRAWVWNTHADFADESPKPELLAIRFLNAENAQKFKAKFEECRNEVDKRAKKAGTDKNDSADKVAEKLEELSVKEESKEAEKKETKEKNEEKQ, encoded by the exons AT GCGAGCAAAACTTTTCCGGTTTGCGTCTGAGAATGACCTACCAGAATGGAAAGAACGAGGAACTGGTGATGTAAAACTCCTGAAACACAAGGAGAAGGGAACAATTCGCCTCCTCATGAGGAGGGATAAAACCCTAAAAATCTGTGCAAACCATTACA TCACACCCTTAATGGAGCTGAAGCCTAATGCTGGAAGCGACAGGGCATGGGTCTGGAACACACATGCTGACTTTGCAGATGAAAGCCCCAAGCCTGAACTTCTGGCAATCCGTTTTTTAAATGCGGAAA ATGCGCAGAAATTCAAGGCCAAGTTTGAAGAATGCAGGAATGAAGTAGACAAGAGAGCAAAGAAAG CAGGCACAGACAAAAATGATAGCGCTGACAAAGTTGCTGAAAAACTAGAAGAGCTTTCTGTAAAGGAAGAGAGCAAAGAAGCTGAGAAGAAAGagaccaaggaaaaaaatgaagaaaagcaataa
- the RANBP1 gene encoding ran-specific GTPase-activating protein isoform X2 yields the protein METHEEHDTSTENADDSNHDPQFEPIVSLPEQEIKTLEEDEEELFKMRAKLFRFASENDLPEWKERGTGDVKLLKHKEKGTIRLLMRRDKTLKICANHYITPLMELKPNAGSDRAWVWNTHADFADESPKPELLAIRFLNAENAQKFKAKFEECRNEVDKRAKKAGTDKNDSADKVAEKLEELSVKEESKEAEKKETKEKNEEKQ from the exons ATG GAAACACATGAGGAGCATGATACTTCTACTGAAAATGCAGATGATTCTAACCATGATCCTCAGTTTGAGCCCATAGTTTCCCTTCCtgagcaagaaataaaaactctggaagaggatgaggaagagcTCTTTAAGAT GCGAGCAAAACTTTTCCGGTTTGCGTCTGAGAATGACCTACCAGAATGGAAAGAACGAGGAACTGGTGATGTAAAACTCCTGAAACACAAGGAGAAGGGAACAATTCGCCTCCTCATGAGGAGGGATAAAACCCTAAAAATCTGTGCAAACCATTACA TCACACCCTTAATGGAGCTGAAGCCTAATGCTGGAAGCGACAGGGCATGGGTCTGGAACACACATGCTGACTTTGCAGATGAAAGCCCCAAGCCTGAACTTCTGGCAATCCGTTTTTTAAATGCGGAAA ATGCGCAGAAATTCAAGGCCAAGTTTGAAGAATGCAGGAATGAAGTAGACAAGAGAGCAAAGAAAG CAGGCACAGACAAAAATGATAGCGCTGACAAAGTTGCTGAAAAACTAGAAGAGCTTTCTGTAAAGGAAGAGAGCAAAGAAGCTGAGAAGAAAGagaccaaggaaaaaaatgaagaaaagcaataa
- the TRMT2A gene encoding tRNA (uracil-5-)-methyltransferase homolog A isoform X1: protein MEVAVPAGNGAAGPEEEGGGGGGGGDDGGGGGGGGGAAAGSEGGGGGGTGGDPTPGPDVYGYTKGELFTSEIYKVEIQNLPKYIGFNDVKKFLAKYGLSPHKIKLFGRQTFAFVTFKSEDERDKAARALHGVLWKGRALSVRLAKPKADPMAKKRKKAEGSEAGEAKRPAPSAAGPEEPLSKQIADVVTPLWSVPYAEQLARKKQECEQVLQKLAKEIGNNNRALLPWLFLQKQKYNKMCCPVEGVKASPLQTEYRNKCEFLIGIGVNQEDKTVGCRLGKYKGGTCAVVEPFDTIHIPAIAKKVVKAFQDYIRSTPYSVYSPETYEGHWKQLTVRTSRNGHIMAIVYFNPQKLSKEELADLKVSLAKYFTEGTGRDSGITSLYFVEEGQRKSPNLEDLPLEHVAGDKYIYEELLGLKFRISPHAFFQVNTQAAEVLYTAIREWAQLSQESTVLDICCGTGTIGISLAKKVKKVIGIELCQEAVQDAKANAQINELNNIEFHCGKAEDIVPSLINILAPQNLITIVDPPRAGLHSKVILAIRRAEQLKKLIYVSCNPRAAMNNFIDLCRAPSNRVKGASFRPVKAMAVDLFPQTRHCELLIFFERVEYANGSSAETKPDDTQVTTAGCDSECLDSTNPSNVDASPTTSMDTCMDTTSKERESTQVL from the exons ATGGAGGTGGCTGTGCCGGCCGGTAACGGCGCGGCTGGGcctgaagaggaaggaggaggaggaggaggaggaggagatgatggtggtggtggtggtggtggtggtggtgctgctgctggtagcgaaggaggaggaggaggcggcaccgggggggacCCCACACCTGGCCCCGACGTGTACGGGTACACCAAGGGAGAGCTGTTCACCTCTGAGATCTATAAAGTGGAAATACAGAACCTGCCGAAATACATTGGCTTCAACGACGTGAAAAAGTTCCTCGCCAAGTATGGGCTTAGCCCCCACAAGATCAAACTCTTTGGGCGGCAGACGTTTGCCTTCGTGACGTTCAAGAGTGAGGACGAGCGGGACAAGGCCGCACGGGCGCTGCACGGGGTGCTGTGGAAGGGCCGGGCGCTCAGCGTCAGGTTGGCCAAGCCCAAGGCCGACCCCATGGcgaagaagaggaagaaggccGAGGGGAGTGAGGCAGGGGAGGCAAAGCGGCCGGCCCCGTCGGCGGCTGGCCCCGAGGAGCCTCTCAGTAAGCAGATAGCCGATGTGGTGACTCCGCTGTGGAGCGTGCCCTACGCCGAGCAGCTGGCCAGAAAGAAGCAAGAATGCGAGCAAGTGCTGCAGAAGCTGGCAAA GGAAATAGGAAATAACAACAGAGCGTTATTACCTTGGCTGttcctgcagaagcagaagtaTAATAAAATGTGTTGCCCGGTAGAGGGAGTGAAAGCATCACCGTTACAG ACCGAATATCGCAACAAATGTGAGTTCTTGATTGGGATTGGTGTAAATCAGGAAGACAAAACTGTGGGTTGTCGTCTTGGCAAATATAAGGGTGGTACGTGCGCTGTAGTGGAGCCATTTGATACTATTCACATTCCTGCTATTGCCAAAAAAGTAGTAAAAGCATTTCAAGACTACATAAG GTCAACTCCTTACTCAGTTTACAGCCCAGAAACCTATGAAGGTCACTGGAAACAGCTCACAGTCCGTACCAGCAGGAATGGCCACATTATGgcaattgtttattttaatcctCAG AAATTAAGTAAAGAAGAGCTAGCTGACCTAAAAGTCTCTCTGGCAAAATACTTCACTgaagggacgggaagggacAGTGGCATTACTTCTCTGTACTTTGTGGAGGAAGGCCAAAG GAAATCTCCCAATCTAGAAGACTTGCCTTTGGAGCATGTGGCTGGTGATAAGTACATATATGAAGAACTTCTTGGCCTAAAATTTAGAATTTCTCCTCATGCATTTTTTCAA GTAAATACACAGGCTGCAGAAGTTTTGTATACTGCCATTAGGGAGTGGGCACAACTGAGCCAAGAGAGCACAGTACTTGACATTTGCTGTGGTACAGGAACTATCGGGATTTCTTTAGCCAAG AAAGTAAAGAAAGTGATTGGAATTGAACTCTGCCAAGAAGCTGTGCAGGATGCCAAAGCGAACGCCCAGATAAATG AACTGAATAACATCGAATTTCATTGTGGGAAGGCTGAAGATATTGTTCCTTCCTTAATTAACATATTAGCTCCCCAGAACCTAATTACCATAGTAGATCCGCCACGAGCAGGACTGC ATTCCAAGGTAATCCTTGCAATTAGAAGAGCTGAACAGCTGAAGAAGCTTATCTATGTATCCTGTAATCCCAGAGCTGCAATGAATAACTTTATAGA TCTTTGCCGGGCCCCTTCCAACCGAGTCAAAGGAGCCTCTTTCCGTCCTGTTAAAGCGATGGCTGTGGATCTCTTCCCTCAGACCAGGCACTGTGAGTTACTGATATTCTTTGAAAGGGTTGAATATGCAAACGGAAGCTCCGCAGAAACAAAGCCTGATGATACTCAAGTCACAACAGCAGGATGTGATTCAGAGTGCTTGGACAGTACCAACCCATCTAATGTTGATGCAAGCCCGACAACTTCTATGGATACATGCATGGATACAACATCCAAAGAGAGGGAATCAACTCAAGTCCTGTGA